In one window of Meleagris gallopavo isolate NT-WF06-2002-E0010 breed Aviagen turkey brand Nicholas breeding stock chromosome 4, Turkey_5.1, whole genome shotgun sequence DNA:
- the TNIP2 gene encoding TNFAIP3-interacting protein 2, with product MSLWLKHEEETADKEVQKLNQQLEEKNAEIEKMINQPPYEKEREILRLQKSLAEREKAQATSDVLCRSLTDETHQLQRKLASTAEMCQHLAKCLEEKQRKEKGNLDVQIATERSNQLQVLDNETSLQALICKLQDENRMLKQKVAHVEDLNAKWQKYDASRDEYVKRLHLQLKELKSQLEQQHSTPSAQTNSELMQKEILRLNKLLEEKMNECKKSRRELEDVKKAREGDNERIQMLEQQVLVYKDDFTSERSDRERAQSKIQELQLEVSCLQHQLARRQEGKKDSRDTSSRFRVHTGNQNHMHVQTKVEHLRGSSPGQPGARRTASQSEQTSPPADNENSGSEGRAQAQREMMISANIALLQSPEKDMDMQCAGAMFLLLIYSLTNCKPVIASLIFSSWHT from the exons GAAGTGCAGAAGTTGAATCAGCAGCTAGAGGAGAAAAACGCAGAGATAGAGAAGATGATAAACCAGCCTCCAtatgaaaaggagagagaaatcttACGACTTCAGAAGAGCTTGGCAGAGCGAGAGAAGGCTCAGGCCACCAGCGATGTTCTGTGCCGGTCACTCACTGATGAAACTCACCAACTTCAACGCAAATTAGCATCCACAGCAGAAATGTGTCAACATCTGGCAAAATGTTtagaagagaagcaaagaaaagagaaggggaaTTTGGATGTCCAGATTGCCACTGAAAGATCTAATCAG TTACAGGTATTAGACAATGAAACTTCACTTCAAGCCCTTATCTGCAAACTAcaagatgaaaacagaatgttaaaacaaaaagtagCACAC GTGGAAGACTTAAATGCAAAATGGCAGAAGTACGATGCTAGTAGAGATGAGTATGTGAAGCGACTCCACTTGCAGCTGAAAGAGCTGAAGtcacagctggagcagcagcacagcacacctTCAGCACAAACCAATTCTGAGCTGATGCAAAAGGAGATACTCCGGCTAAACaagctgctggaagaaaaaatgaatgagtgCAAAAAATCAAGGAGAGAATTAGAAGATGTGAAGAAGGCTAGAGAAGGAGATAATGAGCGCATACAAATGCTGGAGCAACag GTCCTAGTTTATAAAGATGATTTCACATCAGAGAGATCAGACAGGGAACGAGCACAGAGTAAAATACAAGAACTTCAGCTAGAAGTTTCATGTCTGCAACACCAGCTAGCAAGAAGACAAGAAGGCAAGAAG GACTCCAGAGACACAAGTAGTCGTTTCAGAGTTCACACTGGTAACCAAAATCATATGCATGTACAGACAAAAGTTGAACACCTACGAGGCAGCAGCCCAGGCCAACCAGGAGCAAGAAGAACAGCGTCACAGTCTGAACAGACTTCCCCACCTGCTGACAATGAAAACTCAGGATCAGAGGGCAGGGCACAAG CCCAAAGGGAGATGATGATTTCTGCCAATATTGCCTTATTGCAATCACCAGAAAAAGACATGGACATGCAGTGTGCAGGTGCAATGTTTTTATTACTGATCTACTCTTTAACTAATTGTAAGCCTGTGATTGCTAGTTTGATTTTCTCATCATGGCATACATAA